One Mycobacterium sp. SMC-4 DNA window includes the following coding sequences:
- a CDS encoding H-NS histone family protein: MSLLSGRAALVTLAIMVSNVAACGGVSIGYQAMTCSEYLRKSSSFISNPDREAAVKESSEALQEVRQMMRDYGLDPSAAAPEEFNTGGGTRRPIGEVVVMSLDEKCPGNHEAKINEMIDWDLLGSADQFEAESVDVARDTGPGEWTFEKAAALLESLDLGLECGTPSMGQKDVMECINRSTFHDWAVVIPPLNDAWVEERIDACEFGKKTPHNFQSQMSVVTDGSSLVVWELMAPEGSPVDGGPAIAAELESAGTQGLRVEPFCPG; this comes from the coding sequence ATGAGTCTACTTAGCGGTCGTGCCGCACTCGTGACGCTCGCCATTATGGTGTCCAACGTTGCCGCTTGCGGTGGTGTTTCAATCGGATACCAGGCGATGACATGCAGCGAGTACCTGCGGAAGTCGTCCTCCTTTATCTCGAATCCGGACAGGGAGGCGGCGGTAAAGGAATCGTCCGAGGCGCTACAGGAGGTGCGGCAGATGATGCGCGACTACGGACTCGATCCATCCGCTGCGGCGCCTGAAGAGTTCAACACGGGTGGGGGAACGCGCAGGCCGATCGGGGAGGTTGTCGTGATGTCTCTAGACGAGAAGTGTCCGGGCAATCATGAGGCGAAGATCAACGAAATGATTGACTGGGACTTGTTGGGTAGTGCTGATCAGTTCGAAGCGGAATCCGTGGACGTCGCCCGCGACACTGGCCCTGGGGAGTGGACATTTGAGAAGGCGGCCGCCCTGCTTGAGTCGTTGGACTTGGGTCTTGAATGTGGCACTCCGAGCATGGGACAGAAGGATGTCATGGAGTGCATCAACCGTAGTACTTTTCACGACTGGGCCGTGGTGATACCTCCTCTTAACGACGCATGGGTAGAGGAGCGAATTGATGCCTGCGAATTCGGAAAGAAAACTCCGCACAACTTTCAGTCGCAGATGTCTGTGGTCACCGACGGGTCGTCGCTGGTCGTATGGGAACTTATGGCTCCCGAGGGGAGCCCAGTGGACGGCGGACCTGCGATCGCGGCCGAATTGGAATCCGCCGGAACCCAGGGACTGCGCGTTGAACCTTTCTGCCCCGGCTAG
- a CDS encoding site-specific DNA-methyltransferase, translating to MGIDVNPVAVAIAQAKVAKVSAAAVVRLAKKILRDGTRQVAPQGEFWQLCYETETLQEITTLRAALMNLHTPTAAMLRAIMLGILHGPRNKGLPSYLSNQMPRTYASKPGYAVKFWTTRALQPVRVDTLGVISRRAERLLDAQPPSSGGKVYLGDSVEVLNGLRQTFDLVVTSPPYYGMRTYLPDQWLRSWFVGGAPEVPYGSVGQIARQPSQAAFVAALADVWHATALRCRSRARLAVRFGALPSARTDPTRLLLDSLEQAESGWVVTEVRPAGTSPYQARQAEQFVKAGSAVGEVDVVAELR from the coding sequence GTGGGAATCGACGTCAATCCGGTCGCCGTTGCCATCGCCCAAGCGAAGGTTGCGAAGGTGAGCGCTGCCGCAGTCGTACGATTAGCAAAGAAGATTCTGCGAGACGGTACACGGCAGGTCGCGCCGCAGGGGGAGTTCTGGCAGCTGTGCTACGAAACCGAGACGCTGCAAGAAATCACTACTTTGCGCGCAGCCTTAATGAACCTGCACACGCCGACCGCAGCAATGTTAAGGGCGATCATGCTGGGTATCTTGCATGGCCCCCGCAACAAGGGGCTGCCGTCATACCTTTCGAATCAGATGCCACGCACATACGCGTCCAAGCCGGGCTACGCCGTCAAGTTTTGGACGACCCGAGCACTGCAGCCCGTGCGGGTTGACACCCTCGGTGTCATCTCGCGACGAGCCGAGAGACTTCTGGACGCGCAGCCTCCTTCCTCTGGAGGGAAGGTGTACCTGGGCGACTCGGTGGAGGTCCTTAATGGGTTGCGTCAGACTTTCGACCTGGTTGTTACGTCCCCGCCCTACTACGGTATGCGGACCTATTTGCCCGACCAATGGCTGCGTTCCTGGTTCGTCGGCGGCGCACCCGAGGTGCCCTACGGGTCGGTCGGCCAGATCGCGCGCCAGCCGAGCCAGGCAGCTTTCGTCGCCGCACTAGCCGACGTGTGGCACGCCACCGCACTTCGGTGCCGTAGCCGGGCCCGATTGGCCGTTCGATTCGGAGCCCTTCCTTCGGCGCGCACCGACCCGACTCGGCTTCTGCTCGACTCGCTTGAGCAGGCAGAGTCGGGGTGGGTCGTCACCGAGGTTAGGCCCGCCGGTACCTCGCCCTACCAGGCTAGGCAGGCCGAACAGTTCGTGAAGGCGGGTTCCGCGGTGGGCGAGGTCGACGTGGTGGCCGAATTACGATAA
- a CDS encoding DUF262 domain-containing protein, which produces MRVPLLPGEAIHDLKRKDTPPMSDADLNRRYSKEGVRIVIEQARYPLNQILAMFTDTFETESGEIEAKYKRDPEYQRRHRWDEGRQSRLIESFLMNVPVPPVFLYEYELARFEVMDGRQRLTALMDFYQGRLHLTGLQHWPELNGRTYSALPSSIRDGIDRRYLSSIILLNETAADPEQAAFLKKLVFERLNSGGVRLSGQETRNAVYDGPLKRPLFEVVADYGTEVGPRHAAGSQRTSRPHRRRRRI; this is translated from the coding sequence GTGAGAGTCCCACTGCTGCCCGGTGAAGCCATTCACGACCTGAAGCGCAAAGACACGCCACCGATGAGCGACGCCGACCTGAACCGGCGCTACTCCAAGGAGGGCGTCCGCATCGTGATCGAGCAGGCGCGGTATCCCCTGAATCAGATACTGGCGATGTTCACCGACACCTTCGAGACGGAATCGGGTGAAATCGAGGCGAAGTACAAGCGCGATCCCGAATACCAGCGTCGCCACCGCTGGGACGAAGGGCGCCAGTCACGTTTGATCGAGTCGTTCCTCATGAATGTTCCCGTGCCCCCGGTATTCCTGTACGAGTACGAGCTGGCGCGATTCGAGGTGATGGATGGTCGGCAACGACTGACTGCGTTGATGGATTTCTATCAAGGCAGGCTTCATTTGACGGGCCTGCAACATTGGCCGGAACTCAACGGAAGAACGTATTCGGCGTTGCCAAGTTCAATTCGCGATGGCATCGACCGCAGATACTTGTCGTCGATCATCCTGCTTAATGAGACGGCAGCGGATCCCGAACAGGCTGCCTTCCTCAAGAAGTTGGTCTTCGAGCGTCTGAACTCCGGAGGAGTCCGTCTCAGCGGCCAGGAAACCCGCAACGCCGTCTACGACGGGCCGCTAAAACGACCTCTGTTTGAGGTTGTCGCGGATTACGGAACTGAGGTCGGTCCTCGGCACGCCGCTGGATCCCAACGGACTAGCAGACCTCACCGACGTCGACGACGAATCTGA